The genomic stretch CTTTAGGTACACGTCAATTATGTGAGACGAGGTGAACCTGTACCTAAATCCCCAGGCTCACAGGTTTGGAGAACACCTGTTTGGAAGGGCTCTCTGAGAGATTTGGAAAGAGGGCCCTTCCAAACAGATGAGGATGAGCTGGCAGAAGAGGAAAGTTGCAAGCATGTTCAGAACTCTCAAAGAATGGTCCCTTGCTAGCAGAAGTATTTTCCTAAGCCTCTCTCCTCCTGACCCGCCCATCCATCCCCACCCTGCATGTGGGTCTCACTTCCAGAGGCAGCTGCCTCACATTCAGCTCCTGACACCTTCAAAAACTCTGCTAATAAATGCAGATCGGAAAAGCATTCGGCCCATGGGGACCAATTTCTTTTTCCATCACCTGTGGCTACTCAACGTGAAATCAAAAGTCAGCAACAAGTAATTGCAGCTGGCAGCAGCTCCCAGGGTTCAGCAGTTGCCAGGGGACCCAGCCTGTGTGCTGCCTGCCCTCTGTCCCTACCACCTCCCATCCTGAGATTGAGCAAACTATGTGACTTGGCTTGTTCACAAAAATGAGACCAACGGCACTGTCAGCAATGGGCCAGGTGGGTTAGCCGAGGCTGAGAGGGCCACTCTGCAGCAGCCTTGCCCAGCCCAGGCCACAACGGGGTCCGGCCCCTCCAGGCCCAGGCCTGCTGAACGGTGGGCCTCCCAGCTGGAGAGAGCTCCACGAGTCCCCTGCTCAGGATGCCTCTGGAGCACCCCCCAGCCAGGCCTGGGCCTGGCCCTCAGAGTGGGGCTGGGAGAATAACGCTGCCAGCTGTCTGCCCCAGCAAGCCGTGAGAGCCCCAGAGTCTCCGCCCTAGGCGGTGGGTGGCATTGTCCTCCCAGGAGAGACGTCCCCTGACTGCAGGCTCatggcaggaagagaaaagggaggtggGCCTTTCTCAGTGCCCACCTGCCTCCGCCAGGGCCACTGGTGATACTTTACCATCGCATGAATACACTCAGATGTGCAAAAGAAAAAGTTGGATTTGCTGAAGCTTTGGATACAGGCAGTGAGAGAAATAGAGGAGTCAGGGATGTCGTCGTAGTTTCTGGCCTGAGCTGAGAGAGGCTGGAGTTGCTGTGGTATTAGGAAGAGTGGTCTGGGGGGCTGGAAATCGGGAGTGATAGTTTGGGGAGGAGGCGTTCGGATTTATGAGCCTGGGGTCCAGGGCAGAGGTCCAGGCTGGAGAGATGAACATGGCAGGCATCTGCAGGTTGGGACCTTCCTTCCCCAACTACTTCAGGCCTGGGAAAGGCCCGCACCCCCTGGAGTGTTGGATGTCCTCTCCCCTGGGTCCCTGGCCACCTGCCCTCTCCCTGCAGAGTCACAAGCTGATGGGCTAGGTGTGGACTTTGGCTCCTACCAGGCGGGCTCCTGGGCCCACGAGCTCTCCCGTGTTTGGGCCCCAAACAGAACACCCTGTGATTAGATGCCCCAGCACACCCATGGGTGCCCCCTCCTACCAGCCCAGTGTTGTGGGAGGAACATGGGGGCAGCTGAGCCTGAGTCACAGACAGAAGCACCCAGGACACGTATGTTGGGCCAGGAAGTGCTCGGGAAAGGGATAAGCCCGCAGAGGCCacgagggctgggggtggggctcaggGGAGACCACTGCCAGTGACTCAGCCGCTGTCCTGCTGCCCGCGGCATGTGTCACCAGAGAAAACAGATTCCACACAGGTTTATCTCCTGTGGAGGAGGGATAGTCAGCAGCATGAAGTGGCAGAGGAGGAAGGCCATGAGCTCCTGCCCCAGCCCAGAGCCAGTGCCAGGGTCTGTCAGGCAGGGCAGACAGCATGCCAGCAGCACCCCTAGGGGCCCCAGGGAGGGCAGAGCCTCCCACTCGGCAACTCGGATCAGGCCCAGCCGGGGGTTGCCTGGGGCAGGTGGGCACGAGGGAGGTGGAGTCCTGAAGCATCGCTGAGAGCAGAGGGGGGCCAGGGCGAAGGGGCAGAGCgggggcagaggggaggcagggcgaAGGGGCgaaggggtggggggtgcagggtGAAGGGGCAGAGAGGGGGCAGGGCAAAGGGGCAGAGGGGTATCGGCGAAGGGGCAGGGGGGGCAGAGGGGAGACTGGTAAAGCAAATGTAGGTGCAGAATTTCTGAGACGTCTCCATGGTGGCTCTCTGAGCTTTGAGGGGAGTCTGTCACGCTTGACAGTGTGGGGAAGCACCGTAGTCCCCGCCTTGTGAACAATCGCCCCTGGATTTTTTGGTGCACAACCTGCCCAACCATCCCCGAGGGCCCTGGGGGCAAGGTCCCAATCTCCATCTATATGGAGGTAATTATGTTCCAGAAGGTAGGTTCCCATCCTCAGCAGGTACACCTGGGAGAATCTGTCCCCGGGGAGCCACATGTGGCACGTGGCAGGGCCTGCTCACTGGAAGTCCCTCGACAACGGCCAACAGGAGCAGCCAGTTTCTCCTCCGGCCCTTCGCTTTCTGCTCCACTGGGCCTCACAGTGAGGTCTTCACAGCAGCACCACTTGAGAACTTGGAGATACAAATTCTTGGGCCCTCCCAGGACCTaatgaatcagaaattctggggtTGGGGCCTAGCCAGCTGTGTTTAATAGTTGGCCAGGGGCTTTTGATGCCCTCTGGTTGGAAAGCGACCCACACGGCATGGGGACAGGAGGTTTTCCACcttggaatcacctggggaacttACAAAAAAAATGCCAGTGATTGTGTCCCACACCCAGAGATCTGAATCTCACTGGTCTGAAGTCCAGCCTGGGCTTCAGGCTTTTTGACTGCCTGCCAGCTGAGGACCTGCCTCCTGAAGCGCTTGATCAACGTCACTGTCTGGCACCAGAGGGTCAGTCCTGGGCGGAGGTTGCGCCTGACATCTCACAGGCCTGCCCCTCGCACCTGGGAAAGCAGCTCAGCTGCGGGAGGGGTCCCGGGCTCTGAGGTGTGCCAGGATCCTGCCAAGGCTCTGGAGGAATGCTAATGATGCATATTCAGGGGCACCTTCCCCAGAGACCCTAATTCAGCAGgagagtagggcttcccaggtggctcagatggtaaagaatctgcctgccaatgcaggagacgtgggtttgatccctgagttgggaagatgcgcTGGAGgggagaatggcaactcactccagtattcttgcctgtacagataatcccatggacagaagagcctgggggtggggggcggtcagTGCATTGAGTCGCAAAAagtctgagcagctgagcacgcgCGCACGCACAGAGAAGGACCTGGTGCGCTCTGTCCCTGGAGATTTGGATGTGGGATTGAGGAACCTGCCCTGAGAAGCTCAGGTCGTGAACACTGGGCTCTATTTCCATCTCATCGTTGGCCAGCCACGGATCCCCAGCAGGTCACTTCAGTAATGGTCACTGCATCTCTGACTGCCCCGTCATCCCAGGGCTGTCCTGAGACCGTGTGCAGACTGACCGTTGTAAGCACTGGGACAGAGGTAAGGAAGAGCTGGGGTGGCCCctcatctgcctgccagtgagctCGGGTCGGAGGCCTTGGAGTGCCTGGTGCCCTTGGAGTGCCCAGCAAGGGGGCCAGAGCCTCAGCTGAAAGAACAGAACCAGGGCAGTGGGTGGGCGCATGTCTCTCCCAGCTCCTTGCAGCCTCAGGAGTGGGCGCTGGGCTGTGcagtgaggggaggggcaggTCCTGGGGGGTCCCAGGAGCCAGATCCGAGACCCAAGGCCCTGGCTAACCAGCGGGCCCTCTTTTCCGATCAGCTCTGCGCGTCCACTGGGACTTCGGGCTCTTGGGTTCGGCTGCCCTGGCCTGTAACCAGCCTCAGGCACTCAGCCTGATCGGAGCTTTGCTTTCTCCCAGCACGAGGCCAGAGCAGCCTGGGCGGTGGGGCTGAGTGAGGGGGCACTGGGAGGCTGggatcccttgaactgcagcctCTGTCATCCTCAGCATCACCGGACGGCCACCAGCGGCCAGACGTCGCTTCTGCATTCAGGCAGGAAGAGCAGGAAGCCGCCAGGAGACAGGGTGGCGATTGCGTCGGGAGCCAGCCCTTCCCCGGCAGGCTAGACCCCTGCCTCGTGCACCTCGCTGGTGAACCCGATCACGTGCGGGGCCCCAGTGCAGGGCAGCGGGGGCGCCGGGCCGAGGCGGACGGGGAGGAGGCCCGGCTGCTCACTGACCCTGCCGGGTGCGCCTCTCCACGGCCGCTCACTGCACAGTGCGGTCGCTCAGACCCTCACGGGCACAACGGGGCTCCTTGTTCCTCCCCATCTGGTGTGGTGACACGGCCTCCTAGAGCCCAGGGCACCTCCCGAGGGACAAGCCCTGGTGCTTCTGTGAGTCCAGTGAGGACGTGAGGCGCGAACAGCGTGAGGGTGAAAGGTCTGGTGAAAGCTCTCTTCCCTCCGCCAGCGTCTGTTACCGGCTCTCAATTCGCTGTTCAGGTGGGATGTGCATTCTCGCCCTCCTTACCTCCACTGCCTCTGCCGGCGCTGGGGTCTCCCTCTCTGGGTCCGGGTGCTGGGGTCTCCTCTCTGGGTCCGGGGTCTGGGATCTGGGGTCTCCTCTCCGGGTCCGGGCGCTGGGGTCTCCCTCTCCAGGTCCAGGTGCTGGGGTCTCCTCTCCGGGTCCCTGCGCTGGGGTCTCCTCTCTGGGTCTGGCCTCTGGGGTCTCCCTCTAGGGTCTGGGGTCCCTCTCCGGGTCCAGGTGCTGGGGTCTCCTCTCTGGGTCTGGGGTCTGGGGTCTCCCTCTCCGGGTCTGGCCGCTGGGGTCTCCCTCTAGGGTCTGGGGTCCCTCTCTGGGTCCCGGCTCTGGGGTCTCCCTCTCCAGGTCTGGGCGCTGGGGTCTCCCTCTCTGGGTCTGGGCTCTAGAGTCTCCTCTCCGGGTCCGGGCGCTGGGGTCTCTCTCTCTGGGTCTGAGGTCTCCCTCTCTGGGTCTGGGCGCTGGGGTCTCCTCTCTGGGTCCAGGCTCTGGGGTCGTCTTCTCTGGGTCCAGGTGCTAGGGCCTCTGGATCCGGGCTCTAGGGTCTCCCTCTCTGGGTCTGGAGTCCCTCTCCGGGTCCGGGATCTGGGGTCTCCCTCTCTGGGTCCAGGTGCTGGGGTCTCCTCTCCGGGTCTGGCCTCTGGGGTCTCCCTCTAGGGTCTGGGGTCCCTCTCCAGGTGCTGGGGTCTCCTCTCTGGGTCCGGGCTCTGGGGTCTCCCTCTCTGGGTCTGGGGTCCCTCTCCGGGTCCTGGCGCTGGGGTCTCCCTCTTCGGGTGCTGGGGTCTCCTCTCCCAGTCCCCACGCTGGGGTCTCCTCTCTGGGTCCGGACTCTGGGGTCTCCCTTTTCGGGTCTGGGCTCTGGAGTCTCCTCTCCGGGTCGGAGCGCTGGGGTCTCTCTCTCTGGGTCTGAGGTCTCCCTCTCGGGTCCAGGCGCTGGGGTCTCCCTCTCCAGATGCTGGGGTCTCCTTTCTGGGTCCCCATGCTGGGGTCTCCTCTCCGGGTCCCCGTGCTGGCGTCTCCTCTCTGGGTCTGGCCTCTGGGGTCTCC from Ovis canadensis isolate MfBH-ARS-UI-01 breed Bighorn chromosome 18, ARS-UI_OviCan_v2, whole genome shotgun sequence encodes the following:
- the LOC138423738 gene encoding protein SPT2 homolog is translated as MWHVAGPAHWKSLDNGQQEQPVSPPALRFLLHWASQDLNLTGLKSSLGFRLFDCLPAEDLPPEALDQRHCLAPEALRVHWDFGLLGSAALACNQPQALSLIGALLSPSTRPEQPGRQEEQEAARRQGGDCVGSQPFPGRLDPCLVHLAGEPDHVRGPSAGQRGRRAEADGEEARLLTDPAGCASPRPLTAQCGRSDPHGHNGAPCSSPSGVVTRPPRAQGTSRGTSPGASGLPLWVWSPSPGPGSGVSLSGSRCWGLLSGSGLWGLPLGSGVPLQVLGSPLWVRALGSPSLGLGSLSGSWRWGLPLRVLGSPLPVPTLGSPLWVRTLGSPFSGLGSGVSSPGRSAGVSLSGSEVSLSGPGAGVSLSRCWGLLSGSPCWGLLSGSPCWRLLSGSGLWGLPLWVWGPSPGPGSGVSLSESKLWGLPLRVQVLGSPLWAWGPSLGPGSGVSLSGSGRWGLPLWVWGLLSGSRLWGLPLQVRVLGSSLWVRALESPSPGPGAGVSSPGPGSGVSLSRSRRWGLLSGSGLWGPPLQVRALGSPLRVRALGFLWAAVSSSQPLPCAAGLHVESVAGALGKP